One Candidatus Angelobacter sp. genomic window, CGGCTCCGCCTTTTCAAGCGCGCCCGGCGGCATTGGCACCAGCGCGAAGTTGTCCTCTTTATTCATGGTTTATCGGGCGACGAAATTCCCTTTGTCGGCAAGGGCGCGTGTGGAATTTTCAGTGCGACCTCCAACGCTTCCACCAATTTTGCAGGAGTGCAAGGCTTCCGCAGGTACGTGACGTTCAGATTTTTGGGTGGCATACGGAGCAAAGTGTCCCTGACTTGAGCCAAACCCGAGATTACAAAGACCGGATACCGAACTCCCCGCTGTGCCAAAAGATGGAGCATTTCACGCCCGTTGATTTTGGAGTGCTGCCAGTCCGTGGTAAAAACATCCGGTGCTTCCCGTGCCAGTTCGTTCAAGGCTTCCTCAGCGTCATCGAATTTCAACACCGTGGCATCTCTGAACCGTGCCCGTATGATAGCCTCAAGAACGTCCAACGTCATTGGTTCGTCGTCGAGCATGACGATCCGGAGCGGTCGCGTCCCGCGAGGTTGCCGTGCGATTCCAGCAAGTCTTTCGGGGCTGAGGCCGAGTTTCGTTGCGATTATCTCCGTGAGTTGTGGAACCGAGGACGGCTTCGGCAAGAAACTGACATTCAGATTTGGAGGCGTGTGTTTGCGCACAAGTTCTTCCGTTGCATTTCCTGACATTACCAAGACTGGGAACGTCGCCTTTCTCGCTGCCAAAAGACGGAGTAATTCGCTTCCGCCTATCTTAGGATGTACCCAGTCTGTCGTGAAAATATCGGGATTCTCCCGCTCCAGTTCCTTCATCGCTTCTTCGGCATCTCCAAACGTCAGCACGATGGCATCCTTGAACCAGATCCGTACGGCGGCCTCAAAAACAGACAGCAGCATTGAGTCATCGTCGAGCATGACGATCCGGAGCGGTCGCGCGGCGAGTGGCTGTGGCGCAATCTCGGCAACTCTTTCGGGACTGAGACGGAGCCGCTTCGCGACGATTTCCAAGAGTTGTGTAGTCGTGAAGGGCTGCCGCAAGAAACTTACATTCGGATTCGCGAGTTCGCCGACCCCCTTTTCATTCGAATCGTTCCCTCCGGTCAACAGCATCGGATAATTTGCTTTCTTGTCCAACAAACGTTGGATCATTTCCATCCCGGTCATGTACGGCATCTGGGTGTCCGTGATGAGTAAGTCCGGGCTCCGCTGTCCAAGCTCTTGCATCGCCTCTCTGGGATGATCGAAAGTGAGCACCTCTATATCCTTGAACAAACATCGTATGACGGTTTCGGTAACGCGCAAGACGCATTCGTCGTCGTTAACGAGTACGATTCTAAGTGGCTTCTTTTTCACCAGCGCCAGTGTGTCGGCGACCATGCCGGACAGGATGCGCTGTGCGCCCGGCTCCGCCTTTTCAAGTGCGCTTGCCGGCCTTGGTAACAGTGCAATATCGTTATTTTTGTTCACCGGTTGTTCTTCCGTACCACGGTGTCAGGCTGGTCGCCAAGACCGAGTTTTGATGAGAGTATTTGGCGGAATTTTCGCCACGCAAAAGGCTTCGGCAAAAACGTGACGTTCAAACCCTTATTCGCGTACTCCAGCACTAGCTCCTCCGACTTGGAGCCTGACGTTACGAGAATCGGATACTTGGCTTTACGTTCCGTCAAAAGCGGAAGCATCTTCCAACCATTCAGACCGGGGCGGTTCATGTCTGTGATGAGAAGATCGGGGGCTGCTCGCAACAGTTCCCGCCAAGCTTCCTCGCCGTTGTCGAACACGCGAAGTGTGACCTCGTTGAGCCAACGGCGGATCACAGCCTCAACTATTTCCAAGAGTGTGCGGTCGTCGTCCACGAGTACGATTTTGCGGGGCTGTCTTAGCGCCAAGCTCGCCTTTATGACATTCCGAAACGCCTCGATCTCGAACGGGGCGGTAACAAAGGCGACACCTGTCCCCTCGAATTCTTTGGTCAACTCCAAGCCCTGAGTGGCAAAGATTGGCTTGCCGTAACTTGAGTATAATCGCCCCAAAACTTCATGGGCTCGACTGAAATTCCACTTTCCCCATGCCGCGTCCGCGCACACCATGTCCGAATAAACACCGGCGTCCCAAACGATGTTCAAGAGGTAAACCGCGACAAAATCGAACGCGTGTTCTTCCGCGAGTTTCAACAGTTCTGTGGCGCTTTCAAATTGAATTATGTTCAGGTCGTACTGCTCGCCCAGTTGGCTTTTGAGCAGCAGCCTATACAAGTCTGCAAAATGATCCTTGCCCAATAGGGCGGTAAAGACGGGTTTGGCTGACGGCTCCTTCTTTGCCAGCGCGAGCGTATCCGCAACCATGCCGGACAAGATTCGCTTCGCGCCCAGCTGCGCCTTTTCGATCGCACCCGGCGCCATCGGCACCAGCGCAAAGTTGTCGGATTCGTTCATGACGCCCGGATTCGAGTCATGGTCTGGCGGCTTGCAATCTCACCTTGGACAGCGCACTATAGAACTTGACTGAATGAAAGCGAACTTGAGCGAACAAAGCAAGCGCGTGGCATTGAACGATTACATCGTGACCGACCGGGAAATCCTGGGCGGCGAGCCGGTGTTCCGGAACACGCGCGTCCCGGTTTCGTCGTTGTTCGAGCATCTGGAGAGCGGCTGCCCGCTCGACGAGTTTTTGGAAAACTTTCCGTCAGTGAGCCGTGATGCCGCAGTGGCGGTGCTCATGGGCGCGCAGGAGTTGACGCTTGAAAGGGCGCGCGAGTGAGGGTGTTGGTCGATGAGTGCGTACCATTGAAACTGGTGCGCCTCCTGACGGGCCACACGTTCACGACCGCGCTGGACAAGGGATGGGGTGGCTTCAAAAACGGGCGGCTTCTCGCGTTGGCAGAGCCGGAATTCGATCTGTTTTTCACTTGTGACACTAACCTCGAGTATCAGCAAAACCTCAAAGGGAGGAAGATCGCCATATTTCTTTTATCCACGAACCACTGGCCAACGTTGAAGAGCCAAGTGGCGCGGGTCCAGGCTGCGCTGGGCAAAATCAAGCCGGGTGAATTCGTGAGAGTGGAGATACCGGCGACGTTATGAACGTCAAAAGAGAGTCCTGAAAATGTCCGTGTGCAGTCCGGCTCCCGGAGCTTACGCGCTTTTCGCGAATGCCTGATGAATGGCGCGGAACAACGTTTCGTCCTGGCGGGGAAAAATCGTCCGCAGATCGAGCTTCAGCCGTTCGTCTTCGATACGACCAATGACGGGAGGTGTACCGGCACGCAGCCGCGCCGCAAATTCCTCCAATGACATGACGAGAGGCTGAAGCTCAATCGTGACGGATGGAGCCGCGGAGCGCGGCGTTGCACCGCCACCCATCTGCGACCTGCCTTCGTTGACCGTGATCTTCATCGGCAGCGCTTCGATTGCAGTCAGAATCCTCCGGGCGCGCGCGTGCAATTCTTCAAGGGAAACTCGCAGCATCGCCAGCACAGGAATGGATCCCTGGCCCGTCAAGTGGAGATCAATGGTTGTCTGCAACGCAGAGAGGAGAAGTTTGTCGCAGCGAAGCGCAGGAAACAGGGAATCCTTTTTCAGGGCAGCAACCCGTTTCGATGTGCTCGCGATGATCCCGGCTTGCGGGCCGCCGAGCAATGCGCCGCCGCTGAAACAAGCCACATCCGCGCCGTGCTTCAACGCTTCGGCGGCCGCCGGTGCCTGCCCGCTGGAAGCGAGTCCCAGCATTTCCGCGCCGCCGTTGAAGAGGTAAACGACCAGCGGCACACGATGGTTTCTCGCCAGCGCCGCGATTTCACCTGACGAAGGCGAGTTCAGCGGATCACCCACGGCAACGCCGCTGCCGTGCGCCCGCAAAATCACCGCCGTTTGGTTGCCGATCACTTTGTGATAATGATCCGGCGAAGTCCGGGTTGCCGTGCCGGCTTTGCGCAGTGTGGCGCCGCTGGCTTTGATGATTTCCGCGACGCGAGAGGCATCCGTCTGGATCAATTCGCCGCGCGAGACAACGACCTCTTTTCGCGCGCGAGCATTGAAGTGGCGCAGGACAAGCAGCAGCGCAGCGGCGGAGTTGTTCACCACGGCTGCCGCTTCCGCGCCGCAGAGCAGGGCCAGATTGTGTTCCAGAAACGCGGCGCAGCCGGCTTGACCGTCGTCAGCGGCGTCGAATTCCAGATTCGTGTAGTTCGCCGCGACGCTCTGGAGCGTTTCCGCGACCTCACCCCCGAGGGGCGGGTGTCCACGTTCAGGGTGGATGAGAACGCCGGTGCCGTTGATAACCGGCTGGATGCGCGAGGCGCGCAATGAGTCGAGTGCCGAACGGCTGGCCGCGAGCAGCTCGTCGAAACCGGGAGCGATGTTTTTTGCACGCAACGCCGCAAGTTCGCGACGGACCACGGCACGGATCGCGGGACGCGCCGGGTCGGCTTCGCCGAGGGCCCTCAGAACCTTTTCGACATGCGGCACAGAATCCAAAGGAGACTTTTTGGTCATTTGCAACGAGTCACGACAACCACGACCGGCGGACGCTGCCTTTCCGCTATTATTGCCTTAAACCGCCGACGCCACAAGGCGGAACTCTCGCGAGCCGTGGACGCGCCCGTCTGTGAATCGCGAAACCCGCCGCCGGACCCTGACCTTTGGACAGAGCGGATATCTGCCGCTTGTTTATTTCGGGGTGACTCTCTAATTTCTCGATTGCTATGAATCCACCTGTCAATCGGCGTCAGTTTCTCAAGCAATCCACCGTCATCGGAACCAGCCTCGCGACCATGGGAAACATTGCGTCGCTGCGGGCGGGCGGTGGCGCGAACAACAAGATCGTCGTTGCGGTCATGGGCACCAACGGACGTGGCATGGACCACATCCAGAGTTATCTGGCCCAGCCCAATGTTGAGATTGGTTACATTTGCGACGTGGACAGCCGCGCCGTTGAGAAGGGCATCGCCGCAGTCGTCAAAAAGCAGGAGAAGACACCCAAAGGAGTGAAGGATTTTCGCACGGTTTTGGACGACAAGGCGGTGGATGTGCTCTCCATCGCCACGCCGAACCACTGGCACGCGCCGGCGACGATCCTGGCGTGCGCCGCCGGCAAGAACGTTTATGTGGAAAAGCCCTGCTGTTACGCTCCGCACGAGGGGGAACTCATGGTTGCCGCCGCGCGAAAGCACAAACGCGTCGTGCAAATGGGCAATCAACGCCGGAGCTGGCCATGGGTCATCGAGGCCATCGCGAAGGTGCGCAGCGGCGAGATCGGCCGCGTCACCTTCGCCCGCACCTGGTATAACAGCGCCCGCGGCACCATCGGTCGCGGCAAACAAACGCCGGTGCCCGACTGGCTCGATTATTCGCTCTGGCAGGGTCCGGCGCCGGAGCAGCCGTATGTGGACAACCTGGTTCATTACAACTGGCACTGGCGCTGGCACTGGGGCAACGGCGAACTGGGCAACAACGGCATTCACGCTTTGGATGTCGCGCGCTGGGGACTCGGTGTCGATTACCCGCGCCGCGTGACGTGCGCCGGCGGCCGCTACCAGTTCAACGACGACCAGGAAACGCCTGACGCGTACGTCACCGCTTATGAATTCGACGGCAAGGCGGCCACATGGGAGAGCCACAGTTGCCATCCGCGCGGCTTTGAAGGAGAGCAGTTCGGGATCGCGTTTTATGGAGACAAGGGTTACCTCGTCATCGCCGGCAACGGCTGCAAGATTTATGACATCAACGGCAAGGAACTGAACTCGATCAAGGGCAGATGGAATGACGCGGACCATTTTGCGAATTTTCTCGACGGCATCCGCAACGGTACACGGTTGAACTCGGAGATCGAGGAAGGCGTAAAAAGCACGCTCTGGTGCCACCTGGGCAACATCGCCTGGCGCACCGGACACGCGCTCAACATCGATCCGGCCAGCGGAAGAATCGCCGGGGACAAGGAAGCGGACAAGCTGTGGAGCCGCGAATATCGGAAGGGCTGGGAACCGAAGGTTTGAGACGAAGTTACAAATCCTCGGTCAAATTATACTCCCAATTCCACCGGACTCTGACAGTTTAACCCCGCAATGAAAAAATCATGGTTCTTCGGTTTTGGTTGTCTCGGCATCGTCGCGGTTGGAGTCCTGTTGATCGCGCTGATTGTCTGGGGAAGCTACAACTCACTGGTCGGCCGGTCGCAGGAGGTGGACAAGCAATGGGCGCAGGTCCAGAACGTTTACCAACGGCGCTCGGATTTGATTCCGAACCTGGTGGCGACCGTTTCCGGCGCGGCCAACTTCGAAAAATCCACGCTGACCGAAATCACCGAGGCGCGCGCGTCGGTGGGGCAGGTCCGGGTCGACCCGAATCAGGCGCCGAACGATCCGGCAAAGCTGGCCGAATTTCAAAAGTCGCAGGAACGTCTTTCGTCGGCGCTGTCCCGATTGCTGGTCGTCGCGGAACGGTATCCTGATTTGAAGGCGACGACGAGCTTTCGCGATTTACAGGCCCAGCTCGAAGGGACGGAAAACCGGATTACTGTCGAGCGCCAGAAATTCAACGAGGCCGTTCAGGGTTACAACACGAAGGTCAAATCCTTCCCCGGCCTGTTTTTCGCGCGGATGTTTGGCTTTACCGCGAAGCCGTATTTCGCCGCCAAGGAAGGCTCCGACGTTCCGCCGAAAGTGGAGTTCAATTTCGGCACGCCAAATCCCTCGCCCGCCAAGTAACCAGTGGCCTCGCAGCGGAATATCAGTCGCGTCATCCGGGCGGGAGCAACACGCGGGTGGGTTTTGCTCACTTTCTCAGGGTTGCTCGCGGCCCGTTGTCTCG contains:
- a CDS encoding response regulator encodes the protein MLDDDSMLLSVFEAAVRIWFKDAIVLTFGDAEEAMKELERENPDIFTTDWVHPKIGGSELLRLLAARKATFPVLVMSGNATEELVRKHTPPNLNVSFLPKPSSVPQLTEIIATKLGLSPERLAGIARQPRGTRPLRIVMLDDEPMTLDVLEAIIRARFRDATVLKFDDAEEALNELAREAPDVFTTDWQHSKINGREMLHLLAQRGVRYPVFVISGLAQVRDTLLRMPPKNLNVTYLRKPCTPAKLVEALEVALKIPHAPLPTKGISSPDKP
- a CDS encoding response regulator, with amino-acid sequence MNESDNFALVPMAPGAIEKAQLGAKRILSGMVADTLALAKKEPSAKPVFTALLGKDHFADLYRLLLKSQLGEQYDLNIIQFESATELLKLAEEHAFDFVAVYLLNIVWDAGVYSDMVCADAAWGKWNFSRAHEVLGRLYSSYGKPIFATQGLELTKEFEGTGVAFVTAPFEIEAFRNVIKASLALRQPRKIVLVDDDRTLLEIVEAVIRRWLNEVTLRVFDNGEEAWRELLRAAPDLLITDMNRPGLNGWKMLPLLTERKAKYPILVTSGSKSEELVLEYANKGLNVTFLPKPFAWRKFRQILSSKLGLGDQPDTVVRKNNR
- a CDS encoding DUF433 domain-containing protein; this encodes MKANLSEQSKRVALNDYIVTDREILGGEPVFRNTRVPVSSLFEHLESGCPLDEFLENFPSVSRDAAVAVLMGAQELTLERARE
- the selA gene encoding L-seryl-tRNA(Sec) selenium transferase; protein product: MTKKSPLDSVPHVEKVLRALGEADPARPAIRAVVRRELAALRAKNIAPGFDELLAASRSALDSLRASRIQPVINGTGVLIHPERGHPPLGGEVAETLQSVAANYTNLEFDAADDGQAGCAAFLEHNLALLCGAEAAAVVNNSAAALLLVLRHFNARARKEVVVSRGELIQTDASRVAEIIKASGATLRKAGTATRTSPDHYHKVIGNQTAVILRAHGSGVAVGDPLNSPSSGEIAALARNHRVPLVVYLFNGGAEMLGLASSGQAPAAAEALKHGADVACFSGGALLGGPQAGIIASTSKRVAALKKDSLFPALRCDKLLLSALQTTIDLHLTGQGSIPVLAMLRVSLEELHARARRILTAIEALPMKITVNEGRSQMGGGATPRSAAPSVTIELQPLVMSLEEFAARLRAGTPPVIGRIEDERLKLDLRTIFPRQDETLFRAIHQAFAKSA
- a CDS encoding Gfo/Idh/MocA family oxidoreductase yields the protein MNPPVNRRQFLKQSTVIGTSLATMGNIASLRAGGGANNKIVVAVMGTNGRGMDHIQSYLAQPNVEIGYICDVDSRAVEKGIAAVVKKQEKTPKGVKDFRTVLDDKAVDVLSIATPNHWHAPATILACAAGKNVYVEKPCCYAPHEGELMVAAARKHKRVVQMGNQRRSWPWVIEAIAKVRSGEIGRVTFARTWYNSARGTIGRGKQTPVPDWLDYSLWQGPAPEQPYVDNLVHYNWHWRWHWGNGELGNNGIHALDVARWGLGVDYPRRVTCAGGRYQFNDDQETPDAYVTAYEFDGKAATWESHSCHPRGFEGEQFGIAFYGDKGYLVIAGNGCKIYDINGKELNSIKGRWNDADHFANFLDGIRNGTRLNSEIEEGVKSTLWCHLGNIAWRTGHALNIDPASGRIAGDKEADKLWSREYRKGWEPKV
- a CDS encoding LemA family protein, translating into MKKSWFFGFGCLGIVAVGVLLIALIVWGSYNSLVGRSQEVDKQWAQVQNVYQRRSDLIPNLVATVSGAANFEKSTLTEITEARASVGQVRVDPNQAPNDPAKLAEFQKSQERLSSALSRLLVVAERYPDLKATTSFRDLQAQLEGTENRITVERQKFNEAVQGYNTKVKSFPGLFFARMFGFTAKPYFAAKEGSDVPPKVEFNFGTPNPSPAK